A single region of the Chrysoperla carnea chromosome 5, inChrCarn1.1, whole genome shotgun sequence genome encodes:
- the LOC123300555 gene encoding nucleoside diphosphate-linked moiety X motif 8, whose amino-acid sequence MIRIKYIYTNIKVSSRSIASFTNEDILNPQNKRRCIKRFTAIRLQKKTLHLPTQKRHAAVLVPLCYVNNELALLYTLRAADLKSHRGQISFPGGIQDYGDKTFIDTALRETNEELGIPKDEVEIWCQSKTIDTPSKTSVTPVVGLIKNPNISELIVKNPKEVEDFFFVPLTTLCKPENCRYTQFRRNYSTPAFLGAPRRIWGLTAIITHLFLLSLMPKDCYQHVIKFTPTIEFTYEKKKN is encoded by the coding sequence atgattagaattaaatatatttatacaaatatcaaGGTTAGTTCACGTAGTATTGCATCATTTACCAATGAGGACATATTAAATCCACAAAACAAGAGACGATGTATTAAACGATTCACTGCGATACGATTGCAAAAGAAAACACTGCACTTACCGACACAAAAACGCCATGCTGCTGTATTAGTTCCATTATGTTACGTAAATAATGAATTGGCGCTACTGTACACACTACGAGCAGCCGATTTAAAATCGCATCGTGGACAAATTAGTTTTCCTGGCGGTATACAAGATTATGGGGATAAAACATTTATAGATACAGCGTTACGTGAAACAAATGAAGAATTGGGAATACCAAAGGACGAAGTTGAAATATGGTGTCAATCTAAAACAATTGACACTCCATCAAAAACTAGTGTTACACCCGTTGtaggtttaattaaaaatccaaaTATTTCAGAACTTATTGTTAAAAATCCCAAAGAAGTGGAGGATTTTTTCTTTGTGCCTTTAACCACTTTATGTAAACCAGAAAATTGTAGGTATACACAATTTAGACGAAATTATTCAACTCCTGCGTTTCTGGGAGCACCGAGAAGAATATGGGGTTTAACTGCGATaattacacatttatttttgttatcattaatGCCTAAAGATTGTTATCAACATGTTATCAAATTTACGCCCACTATAGAATTTAcgtatgaaaaaaagaaaaactga
- the LOC123300204 gene encoding uncharacterized protein LOC123300204 — MDFKRSDENSLAEFFQKRTPEITDDHLTCVGLGLELRKRISNFETKYPGLTECLYMVSSEEHVDNLDEYLNNESERWVYSVEKEHVLVALRINICGRKGILLCDPGYHIARVIIIMEDETYPHTGRFTQSEESAEVKKEYEYKFNKLNPSFINWIEYETKNGVIKQNETSLIFIDRAYLTAVDLTERRNFVYDFRSLLARNLKGHLIAGIYFPVRKGRKDFTIFYEGVKGQKEKIRLNFDDFLNPDQLDEKTLEIVSICNEQLHLATNLNLLQHLVSLAYLINDEEYIDELLTINREINEMT, encoded by the exons ATGGATTTTAAGCGTAGTGATGAAAATAGTTTGGCAGAATTCTTCCAAAAACGTACACCAGAAATAACCGACGACCATCTTACATGTGTTGGACTTGGTTTAGAATTAAGAAAACGTATCagtaattttgaaacaaaatatccTGGATTAACTGAATGCTTGTATATGGTATCTTCCGAAGAACATGTTGATAACTTGGACGAATATTTGAACAACGAAAGTGAACGTTGGGTTTATTCAGTTGAGAAGGAACATGTTTTGGTAGCATTACGTATCAATATTTGCGGTCGAAAGGGTATTTTACTTTGTGATCCTGGATATCATATTGCTCGAGTCATTATTATCATGGAAGATGAGACATATCCACATACAG GACGATTTACTCAATCCGAAGAATCAGCTGAAGTAAAGAAAGAATacgaatataaatttaacaaattaaatccTTCATTTATTAACTGGATTGAATATGAGACCAAAAATGGCGTAATAAAACAGAATGAAACATCCCTCATCTTTATTGATCGGGCATATTTAACTGCTGTTGATTTAACAGAACGTAGAAATTTCGTTTATGATTTTAGAAGTTTATTAGCACGAAATTTAAAGGGTCATTTAATAGCAGGAATATATTTTCCAGTTCGTAAAGGACGTAAAGATTTCACCATATTCTATGAAGGTGTAAAaggacaaaaagaaaaaatacgtttaaattttgatgatttcctTAATCCTGATCAG cTTGATGAAAAAACTTTAGAAATCGTTTCAATCTGCAATGAACAACTTCATTTGGCAACAAATCTAAATCTTCTACAACACTTAGTGTCGTTGGCTTACTTGATCAATGATGAAGAGTATATTGATGAATTATTGACGATCAATCGTGAAATCAACGAAATGACCTAG
- the LOC123300146 gene encoding myeloid leukemia factor isoform X3, giving the protein MSFMGGLMGDFDDDPFFGAHMRSMRQMNNMMNSLFADPFGMMGIPALTNGPGRGSQDSLMPFGFPGMNLNINRLLGGSLDSLANDAGNGNCHSYSSSSVVRMTSGPDGKPQVYRASASTRTGPGGIRETQRSVQDSRTGTKKLAIGHHIGERAHVIEREQNLNTGDQEEREEFINLDEEEAETFNKEWENKARVRPPAHSITGAHRPNHRQLALPSTAGPTATSHSTALVPSSRTPYSPPGQTAPNRRHQRNIKTVSGPPDL; this is encoded by the exons ATGTCTTTTATGGGTGGATTAATGGGTGATTTTGATGACGATCCATTTTTTGG CGCTCATATGCGATCCATGCGTCAAATGAATAACATGATGAATTCTCTATTTGCTGATCCGTTTGGAATGATGGGAATTCCAGCTTTAACTAATGGACCCGGCAGAGGTTCACAGGATAGTCTTATGCCATTTGGATTTCCAGGAATGAATCTTAACATCAATAGATTGTTAGGAG gATCATTGGATTCCTTGGCCAACGATGCAGGAAATGGAAATTGTCACAGCTATTCAAGCAGTTCCGTAGTACGTATGACATCTGGGCCAGACGGTAAACCACAAGTATATCGTGCATCAGCCAGTACACGTACCGGACCAGGTGGTATACGTGAAACTCAAAGATCTGTGCAAGATTCACGAACAGGTACAAAGAAATTGGCAATTGGACATCACATTGGTGAACGTGCACATGTTATCGAACGAGAACAAAACTTAAATACTGGTGACCAAGAAGAACGTGAAGAATTCATTAATTTAGATGAAGAAGAGGCTGAAACATTTAACAAAGAATGGGAAAATAAAGCACGCGTACGCCCACCTGCACATAGTATTACAGGGGCACATCGTCCTAATCACAGACAATTAGCATTACCATCAACAGCTGGTCCAACAGCCACATCACACAG CACAGCATTAGTTCCATCTTCGCGCACACCATACAGCCCACCGGGTCAAACAGCACCAAATCGTAGACATCAACGGAACATAAAAACAGTGTCTGGACCACCAGATCTGTGA
- the LOC123300146 gene encoding myeloid leukemia factor isoform X1, which translates to MSFMGGLMGDFDDDPFFGAHMRSMRQMNNMMNSLFADPFGMMGIPALTNGPGRGSQDSLMPFGFPGMNLNINRLLGGSLDSLANDAGNGNCHSYSSSSVVRMTSGPDGKPQVYRASASTRTGPGGIRETQRSVQDSRTGTKKLAIGHHIGERAHVIEREQNLNTGDQEEREEFINLDEEEAETFNKEWENKARVRPPAHSITGAHRPNHRQLALPSTAGPTATSHRRSRLNRTTGSPIASPRRALRTTTVPNTSSSTALVPSSRTPYSPPGQTAPNRRHQRNIKTVSGPPDL; encoded by the exons ATGTCTTTTATGGGTGGATTAATGGGTGATTTTGATGACGATCCATTTTTTGG CGCTCATATGCGATCCATGCGTCAAATGAATAACATGATGAATTCTCTATTTGCTGATCCGTTTGGAATGATGGGAATTCCAGCTTTAACTAATGGACCCGGCAGAGGTTCACAGGATAGTCTTATGCCATTTGGATTTCCAGGAATGAATCTTAACATCAATAGATTGTTAGGAG gATCATTGGATTCCTTGGCCAACGATGCAGGAAATGGAAATTGTCACAGCTATTCAAGCAGTTCCGTAGTACGTATGACATCTGGGCCAGACGGTAAACCACAAGTATATCGTGCATCAGCCAGTACACGTACCGGACCAGGTGGTATACGTGAAACTCAAAGATCTGTGCAAGATTCACGAACAGGTACAAAGAAATTGGCAATTGGACATCACATTGGTGAACGTGCACATGTTATCGAACGAGAACAAAACTTAAATACTGGTGACCAAGAAGAACGTGAAGAATTCATTAATTTAGATGAAGAAGAGGCTGAAACATTTAACAAAGAATGGGAAAATAAAGCACGCGTACGCCCACCTGCACATAGTATTACAGGGGCACATCGTCCTAATCACAGACAATTAGCATTACCATCAACAGCTGGTCCAACAGCCACATCACACAG ACGTTCCCGATTGAATAGAACAACAGGATCACCTATCGCGTCCCCTAGAAGGGCATTACGAACGACGACAGTACCCAATACTAGCTCAAG CACAGCATTAGTTCCATCTTCGCGCACACCATACAGCCCACCGGGTCAAACAGCACCAAATCGTAGACATCAACGGAACATAAAAACAGTGTCTGGACCACCAGATCTGTGA
- the LOC123300146 gene encoding myeloid leukemia factor isoform X2, giving the protein MSFMGGLMGDFDDDPFFGAHMRSMRQMNNMMNSLFADPFGMMGIPALTNGPGRGSQDSLMPFGFPGMNLNINRLLGGNGNCHSYSSSSVVRMTSGPDGKPQVYRASASTRTGPGGIRETQRSVQDSRTGTKKLAIGHHIGERAHVIEREQNLNTGDQEEREEFINLDEEEAETFNKEWENKARVRPPAHSITGAHRPNHRQLALPSTAGPTATSHRRSRLNRTTGSPIASPRRALRTTTVPNTSSSTALVPSSRTPYSPPGQTAPNRRHQRNIKTVSGPPDL; this is encoded by the exons ATGTCTTTTATGGGTGGATTAATGGGTGATTTTGATGACGATCCATTTTTTGG CGCTCATATGCGATCCATGCGTCAAATGAATAACATGATGAATTCTCTATTTGCTGATCCGTTTGGAATGATGGGAATTCCAGCTTTAACTAATGGACCCGGCAGAGGTTCACAGGATAGTCTTATGCCATTTGGATTTCCAGGAATGAATCTTAACATCAATAGATTGTTAGGAG GAAATGGAAATTGTCACAGCTATTCAAGCAGTTCCGTAGTACGTATGACATCTGGGCCAGACGGTAAACCACAAGTATATCGTGCATCAGCCAGTACACGTACCGGACCAGGTGGTATACGTGAAACTCAAAGATCTGTGCAAGATTCACGAACAGGTACAAAGAAATTGGCAATTGGACATCACATTGGTGAACGTGCACATGTTATCGAACGAGAACAAAACTTAAATACTGGTGACCAAGAAGAACGTGAAGAATTCATTAATTTAGATGAAGAAGAGGCTGAAACATTTAACAAAGAATGGGAAAATAAAGCACGCGTACGCCCACCTGCACATAGTATTACAGGGGCACATCGTCCTAATCACAGACAATTAGCATTACCATCAACAGCTGGTCCAACAGCCACATCACACAG ACGTTCCCGATTGAATAGAACAACAGGATCACCTATCGCGTCCCCTAGAAGGGCATTACGAACGACGACAGTACCCAATACTAGCTCAAG CACAGCATTAGTTCCATCTTCGCGCACACCATACAGCCCACCGGGTCAAACAGCACCAAATCGTAGACATCAACGGAACATAAAAACAGTGTCTGGACCACCAGATCTGTGA
- the LOC123300146 gene encoding myeloid leukemia factor isoform X4 gives MSFMGGLMGDFDDDPFFGAHMRSMRQMNNMMNSLFADPFGMMGIPALTNGPGRGSQDSLMPFGFPGMNLNINRLLGGSLDSLANDAGNGNCHSYSSSSVVRMTSGPDGKPQVYRASASTRTGPGGIRETQRSVQDSRTGTKKLAIGHHIGERAHVIEREQNLNTGDQEEREEFINLDEEEAETFNKEWENKARVRPPAHSITGAHRPNHRQLALPSTAGPTATSHRRSRLNRTTGSPIASPRRALRTTTVPNTSSRYSRKY, from the exons ATGTCTTTTATGGGTGGATTAATGGGTGATTTTGATGACGATCCATTTTTTGG CGCTCATATGCGATCCATGCGTCAAATGAATAACATGATGAATTCTCTATTTGCTGATCCGTTTGGAATGATGGGAATTCCAGCTTTAACTAATGGACCCGGCAGAGGTTCACAGGATAGTCTTATGCCATTTGGATTTCCAGGAATGAATCTTAACATCAATAGATTGTTAGGAG gATCATTGGATTCCTTGGCCAACGATGCAGGAAATGGAAATTGTCACAGCTATTCAAGCAGTTCCGTAGTACGTATGACATCTGGGCCAGACGGTAAACCACAAGTATATCGTGCATCAGCCAGTACACGTACCGGACCAGGTGGTATACGTGAAACTCAAAGATCTGTGCAAGATTCACGAACAGGTACAAAGAAATTGGCAATTGGACATCACATTGGTGAACGTGCACATGTTATCGAACGAGAACAAAACTTAAATACTGGTGACCAAGAAGAACGTGAAGAATTCATTAATTTAGATGAAGAAGAGGCTGAAACATTTAACAAAGAATGGGAAAATAAAGCACGCGTACGCCCACCTGCACATAGTATTACAGGGGCACATCGTCCTAATCACAGACAATTAGCATTACCATCAACAGCTGGTCCAACAGCCACATCACACAG ACGTTCCCGATTGAATAGAACAACAGGATCACCTATCGCGTCCCCTAGAAGGGCATTACGAACGACGACAGTACCCAATACTAGCTCAAG GTATtcgagaaaatattaa